Sequence from the Thermocoleostomius sinensis A174 genome:
ATGTATGCCAAAATTTCTCGCTATGGCTGGGGGCGGGATTATCATCGAATTTTACATAAACGCCTGAAAGCATTGGTAACCTGGCTACAGGCACAAGACAATACGATTGAAGCTCGCTACTATGCGGATACGGGCCCGATTCAAGATAAAGTTTGGGCCGAGCGGGCTGGACTGGGTTGGATCGCCAAAAACAGTAATGTGATCACACGGGAATATGGGTCGTGGGTATTTTTAGGCGAAGTGCTGACCAACCTAGAGCTACCTCCCGATCGCCCCCAGACACAACATTGCGGTACTTGCACTCGTTGCCTAGAAGCCTGCCCCACTCAAGCCATTACTCAGCCCTTTGTGGTGGATGCAAACCGCTGCATCGCCTATCATACGATTGAAAATCGCGGAGAAATCCCTGAAGCGATCGCCACTAAGCTCCAGGGTTGGGTAGCAGGCTGCGATATCTGCCAGGATGTTTGTCCGTGGAATCAGCGCTTTGCTCAAGAAACCGATGTGGCAGAATTTCAGCCCTATCCCTGGAACCTTGCCCCCACCTTAGAGTCGCTGGCAAACCTAAGCGATCAAGATTGGGACGATCGCTTTCCAACTTCGGCACTGCGCCGCATTAAACCAGCGATGCTAAGACGTAATGCTCGGGCTGCGCTTCAGGGCGTTACACCCCTCAATCAATGCTAAACTCGATCGCTCCACAGATTTCTATTCCACTTTCTACCTAGCTGTCGTCTCCTTCGGGTTCATCAATTAACCTTGGCACTCTACGGCTAGAAGTTGGCGAAGCC
This genomic interval carries:
- the queG gene encoding tRNA epoxyqueuosine(34) reductase QueG; translated protein: MNRHQIKQKALELGFHKVGIARVREWEPVSKEGVENQGVEGGDWIEEDAAASKRLNSRKQSSSTLVAALQAWLSQGYHADMAWMENPKRQDIRSLMPSVQSVICVALNYYTPHDRPSGDMYAKISRYGWGRDYHRILHKRLKALVTWLQAQDNTIEARYYADTGPIQDKVWAERAGLGWIAKNSNVITREYGSWVFLGEVLTNLELPPDRPQTQHCGTCTRCLEACPTQAITQPFVVDANRCIAYHTIENRGEIPEAIATKLQGWVAGCDICQDVCPWNQRFAQETDVAEFQPYPWNLAPTLESLANLSDQDWDDRFPTSALRRIKPAMLRRNARAALQGVTPLNQC